One Pirellulales bacterium genomic region harbors:
- a CDS encoding (2Fe-2S)-binding protein — MDLDDELCLCFHVTKRKVLNFLRVERPSRASQMSECFGAGTGCGWCRPYLAKLFEASQRDKTTQPDLPNKSQYAAGRTQYVKSGGGTPPLGATPIDE; from the coding sequence ATGGACCTCGACGACGAACTCTGCCTCTGCTTTCACGTTACCAAACGAAAGGTGCTGAACTTTTTGCGCGTCGAACGACCGTCTCGCGCTAGCCAGATGAGTGAGTGCTTCGGCGCAGGAACCGGCTGTGGCTGGTGCCGGCCTTATCTTGCCAAGCTCTTTGAGGCTTCTCAGCGCGATAAAACGACCCAGCCCGATTTGCCCAATAAGTCCCAATACGCGGCCGGCCGCACGCAATACGTAAAATCAGGCGGCGGCACACCGCCCCTCGGAGCCACGCCCATCGACGAGTGA